The following is a genomic window from Numenius arquata chromosome 12, bNumArq3.hap1.1, whole genome shotgun sequence.
CAGCTTTGCCTCTACGCCATCCTGCCAGATCGAGATACCTTGGCACATCAGAAAACTAGACAGTGAaggaagattagaaaaaaaaaggaggatttttctCCTCCCTAATTCTTTTGCTAAAGGATCTCCAGGGCCTAAGACTTACAGAGAGGTATAAAGAGGCTGCGGAATCACAGAGCTTTGACATTCCCTAGGATATTCTTAAATTACTTCTCCAACTCCAAGGGACAATCTGTAGCAAATGCTCCTTCTCTACCTCCCACCCCTAATGACTTCCTAAGTGCTGATCTAAAGTCTTCTGAAGCCGGGAGAAAGATCCCCCCAGACACCGCAACATTTCTGTACCAGCACTTCCTTTGGACAGTGGAGGTCCTTTTCTAATGGGAAGGTAAGAAAAGTGGGAGTAATTCAGATCATCAGCAGAGACAGTTTTGAGAATGGGATAAGAGCAAGAGATACTCGATGACTCCGAGAGAGGCTGGAGGATGAGTCAGGAGCCCCAGGACGTGTAGGTGGGATCCAAAGCCAGCCAAAGCATGATGCGCGCCTGAGTATCCGTCTCTCACACCTCACCTTCCTCTTCCAATCTATAAAGAAATAGTTAGCGAGCTTTTAAAAGTGTGCCCCCCAACACACAGGATAAAATCaaatagatattttctttatAAGTTTCTCACATAAATGATCATGTTAACTATTATGAAAGAAATCGGGGCCTTCCTACCATTTAGAAAATTGCTTAGATTTGATACTTTAGCTCTGATACTGTGTCAAGGAGCACAAAACCAGCATGAATGGCTGAGGCAATTGAGAAATCCTGAATAGGAGGAGAAGCCTTGTCTTTTTCCAAAAAGCTTACAGTGGCAGCTTGCTGGGAAAAGCTGTGAAATGTGCTAACTGGCTTTGGCGCTGACATGATTATGCAAAGTAGACGATAGTAATAGTGCTGCCCTGCCGTCATTTACAATGGCATCTGCTCTCTTTcaattttatgtaattttcatTGAATTTAGATCCGTCAGGTTGCCCTGCCATAGGATTCATGTGAAAATGAGATCCTTATTCTAAGCAACCGGTGCAGTTGAAGAAACAGGAAGTGTTAAGGCTGCTGTCCGTTATACAAAGGGAGGAGGATTATTCCCGAAAGGCAAAGAGATAAAATCCATTTAAATGTGCAAGTTTTCAGTCACctccattccagaaaaaaaatggaggctCTTCTAAATAAGAGGTCTGTATAGCACAGCTGGCCTCGGAATACTCTAACATATGTGTTCAGATGGGAATTATGATATATACGTAAAATTGCTTGCAGACCTGCCCCAGCAGAGAATGCATTCTGACAGGATCAGAGTTGGAGTTTGGAGTGAGCACTCCCTTCTGCAGGCTTGAAATAGCAACTTTGGGGTAGAGGCTACTGAGTGAAATAAATAAGGGATAAAAGCAGGACCAGTAATTTAAAGACAGACAAAGCAGTAGAGCACATTGGCCGAGTCAGCCTGTATCCCTCCACTATAAATTCCTCCAACACCAGAGTTTAATTACACAGTGCTCCTGGTAGGAATCAGTGCAGAAGGCAGTAATTAGGATTTTGGAGTGCAGTAGAGAACCCCTGGTCCACTGGGCAGGTTTATGCAATTAAGTCTCTCATCAAGGTAACACACATAATTTGCCAAACTTTTTACATGATAGCTCATTGGCATCATTGACTTTTACATCAACTTATATCATCTCTGTACAGTTTATAAAATCCCTGAGTTATGGTATACAAGCAGCAAAGCAGTGAAACTAAGTTCTGCCAAAGTTCTAAATGTATCAGCCCATAACAAAAAGAATCGCACGTATTTCCTCAGTAGTATGGCTAGCTGTATCTGTTCCTTTTTAcagatatttatatatgtatacatatatatatttatatttttatatagtgATGTCAGTCATGACAGTGTTGTCTGCAGCCTTTCTTTAAACCTGTTTAtttatttgagggttttttttttcctcctgagatGCCGCAGGCATGCACATGGTGAGAGCTGACACTTCGTTGGCTATGAAGATGGAAACACTTCCATGCTTCAGATCTAATCCAAACACTTTGAATTACAGTCACTTTGACTTTTTTGTGCTGTCTTAGAAGGAGTAACTGGCTTTGAAATATGTGGTGTAAATTACAAGTAAAAAAGTAAGAGTCACAGGCCTGAAATATAGTAAACAACTGTCTCCTGTCTCCtcttataattattattatatttattattatttttattattaactgccaaattattattattattagttactATTATTAACCGCCaaataaacagaaacaagaaTCCAACCTATATGAAATTCCAccttcactgaaataaatggatttttttcccttttgattaaCACTTAAGCATAagacaactaattttttttttcagctggtctGTTTTAGGATTATTAAAGATATTGGTGGATTCATTGAAAATGGTGAAGGGTAAAACTCAGAGATTTCAGGCAACAGCAGTCGAAGTTGCTCCTGGTCCAGGACAGTTGCATCTGTCTGGTTGAAGGCAAACTCTGACCCATGTTAATGTCTGCCAATTTCTCCATGTGACGGACTTCACTCCATACCCAGCAAGGAATTTGGCTCAACAGATAAAGCTCCATCATGAGATATGTTGGTTTATCAAGCATTCCCTACTGTGAGTAATTATATTCTTTGCACATGAGGATAAACCCAGAATTACACAGCTCTGGTTTGGTTCTGTAAATCAAACACAGGCTTGAAATTCTGGAATCAAAACAGAagtgttattaaaacaaaacaggagaCAGGACAGGCCTGTTTTCCATaactaatgaggaaaaaagaCCCTGTTACCAGCACGTTGTAGGCTCGTTTCAGAAACATGCTGAATCTGGAGACATATTTATAGCCCTCAGACAAACTCAGGCGTTCTCTGACAAGTTACTTGGCTTAGTCCTGGATGGTGCCCCTGATTTAGCATCTTGCAAGCCAAATTTCATCCTATCCTACCGGCTGCAGCTGCAGTTCCTTCCTAACACGCTCTTGTTTGCCAATGCGTAGGGTCCATACTAGGAAGCAACCTTAAACATCGCCCAGGTGATACCGTCTACGGGATGATGCTGAAGGGCACTTGGGAATACTCTCAGGGAGTCAAAGTTGAAATGCAAAATAGGGCCAAAAAACAATGTCCTGAGCCCCTGACTTCCACAGTTCTGTCCAGGTTTGTATGTGCCTAAAGGAGCACAGGTGCTTTATGAAAATCTGCTGCCACCCTCCGCCACAGCGAGATGCTGAGCCTGGTTGTCATTTTAATGTCAGCCGGCCGGGTTCAgcgcttctctgctttccttctgagGATCCTTCCTGTTTATGCtggctcttttttattttaaatagcagtatttttgttttgaaaaataaatataaaataatgaccCAGAGAAGAAAATGATCTGACCAATCCCAGTCCCAACACCGCAACTGTGCACTGGGCTGTTTTGCAGCGTAACAGCGGCAGTAACGAAGGCTTCTGTGCGTGCTTAGAGATGATTATTTGCACCCTTTTCAATCTATTTTTCTAAGGCTTGCCATCTGATGCCCATCTAATATCTAGCCTCTCTCTGCTGGGAGAACGAGCACAACCGATCACAAGGGAGAAGTTCCATTCAAGAACATATGTCTCAGCAAACAGAACGTGTCCTCTGTCTGCCAGCTGCTTCCCACACCCCACGCCCCCCTGTTTTGAATTAAATTCCATATTTTTACCCCTATAAAGAAGCCATGCAGGCCAGATCTGAGCGTGAACTCCCCGTTCAGTGCTCTTGTTTGAAATAATCAACACATCTTTTTGCTAAGAACTTAGGTAACTGGGAGAGAGCTGGGTAGTCTCTCCTTGCCGAGAGGCAATGCTGCTCTACAGGGCTGTGTGATAAGATTCAAACGACAAATAGATTTATCTTTTTGGTTCTTCCTCCTTGATAGGTTTAATGGGGAGAAAACCACGCCTGTATCGAGCCATCTTCATTGATTTATTAAAAGATATGCCAAATGATCAAGCTCCAACTTTGGGACAATTCCCTCTGCAGCTCTGTTAAGTAAAATTTCCTACAGATTTCACATTGAAAGAACAGATTTTGAAAGTGACGCTAAAGCTTACAAATCAGATCAGAACTCTGCTTTTCAGGGGTCCTCATCAATCAGAAAGGATTTTTACTGAAATATGCCAAGGCACTGAGATTACTTCTCTTGTAGGAGGATTTATGGATCTGAGAAGTAATTTGGTGCAGGACTAGGCCCCAGTCTACGTACTTCTGCATGTAAAAACCACGTATGCAATGAAAATGGCATAATACAGGAGCTAATTACCCAGTTTGTCAAAAAGTAAACCCAGCATCAGGCAGCAGCGACCACTGAGCACATCCATCAGCTCTACCAGGGCTCCCTGTCCGTGGGCTCCAGCAAACTGCAGCACTTCTCAGTGTCTGCAGAATGAAGCTGGTGACGCTCCCCGGGGCTCTCAGGAGGATTCGTTGACCTGTGTAAGAAAAATTCCGTTAAATTCTCTATCAAAGATGCACTAAAATCCCCAGCAAAGGTTAAGTGACTGGTTTTAATCCAAAAGTGTGCAGATGATATTCTTTTACGAAGGTTCGTGGGGCATAGCCAGAATCACCCAGGATTTGGAAGGAAGTTTTGACTTTGTTAAGGGCACTAACACATGGTGTTCTAAAATAACGACAGAAATAGTTGGAGCCATATTGCTTATCCCAGAAATCCAACGCTTCTAGAGAGAATGCCAAATGCCAGGCGTATTTCTCAGTTGCTGCAGCGTCTTCTGAAATATCAGATTGTCtgttggggggggacacgacctGATCCAGCAAAGGGCTGAGCACCCTTCGTTTCTACGGCTGAAAACAGCCtaaaaagtgggaagaaaaagagaggaaactaAATTGTGCACATCTTCCACGGCTGATacctgctgaaaaacaaaagtaaGATTTCAACATCAACATTTCAGAATCTGAAAAATCTGTtcagtgaggggggaaaaaaaccttctaaaatttaaagagagaaaaatataactcTGGTCCGAATCCAGGCGGAGGCCATGTGTGGCTTTATTACAAGCTCCCATATGTCTCCTGGAGGCACTGAAAGAGGCAAGGACATTTAGACACagagaaatgtaattatttgtgATTGAAACAAAATAGCAGCCAATTTATGCATATACTCTTCCTGTTGAACTAACATTATCCtactgaattaaattatttttgtatgctATTGTACTTTCAGAGGTAGCCATATgttttttcacattctttttcacatgctgctttttttagtCATCAGAAGTTAATGACATAAAAATTGCTACCTGAGTTGACACGGTTATTCCCTCTTGATGATACTCTTTAAGTAGAAGCATAATGTGACAGATGAGAGTGTGGAAGCTCAGTGTTTCACACagacttaaaaataatatattaaaaaaaaattattattcctgcAAAACTTTGAAAACTATTCTACGGGGGAACAATTTTTATACTctgtaatttatttgcttttccgCCTTCCTTCGTTTTTCCACGCGTAGAAAGATTTGTATGAAAACAGGAATTGAGTTGTTGGGGAATTCACGTGCTCCTGCTGCGCAGTCATCACAGGAAATCACAACCCTCTCTTTCGGGAGCAGCTCCAGACTAGGCAGCAGCATAGAACAAATAAACATTGGAAGATGAAACAGGTCTGAGAGCCAGGGCTGGATTTAGGGCTGGATTTAACTGGAAAAGCGTGCAGACTTGTATTCGAGATCGGCAAAATCTTGCTGACAGGTAATTTTTGGCTCAAAATGAGGAAAATCGTGTGGAGCCTGAGCTGTGTAAAGGCAGGTTCAGAGCATCCAGGACACGGGTAGAGAAGTGACAGGaggcagaagaaatatttctggagATTCTGGTGGTCTTGGTGGTACAGAAAAGTAATTCCAGCAGGATCTCTGTCACTCTGAATGGAGCTCTCACAGAAACAGTTATTCCTGGAAAATTTCAACAGCATCGAAACCGGCCTGGAGGGAGATTCCTTTCCATTTGAGGGGCTGAACCCCACTGGAAATGAGGATTTGTATCCAGGCACTACCAAACTTCCCAAGGATTCACCTGGCAGGTTTTGGGTTTAACTCATTTCAGATGTTTACTTAATGTTAGGTTAATCTGTTTGGGGTATAAGCATTACATCAAGCCCCAAAGAATTATATGAGTCAATTCTTTGGGTATCAAAGGCAGAGAaagttttccatttcagaaaattgCATCTTTCCCGTCCTGCTTTTTAATCTTTGGATAATTTGCATTGAAATCATGTCTCCTTGCTTGTGAGTTTTTGCCCCCACTGCTTTATTATTCACTCAGAACAGCCGTTCTTTGCATATGATGTCATTGTTATTTgctattgaaataattttaatgtcaCAGAAAGGATTAAGATTTCAAGTGAGGAGTGAGCAACAGGAAAACCTGATCACCTAAGCAACAGAAGTCCCGCTTCATGCCTGTGTGTCTAATAATACCTAACAAGGGAAAAACACCCTTGTCACCGAGGGAATGATACATCCTCTTCTCAAAGAAAATGGGTTTTTTACGCCTTAAATGATGAGCAAAGCTGGTgggttctgcattttttttttaaacatgcaggAGTATGTTTATGTGTTAAGCACCAATTCAGGTCGATATAAAACAATACTGTTGTGACAGAGATGAGCAGTTTGGGGTGTTCAAAGCGCTcgggacccttccccagcgcagggTCCCACCTCGGCCGCCCCTTGGGCCGGGAGGGCGAGGGCTGGGGCGGCCGAGGCttctcccggccccgctcccaccCCTCAGCCCCCTGGGCATCCCAAAGGCCGCACAGGCCCGCGGAGGCCATTTACCTGAGGTAACCCCCCCCACCCGAACCTCCGCCTGCTCCAGCACACAGGCCGCCGgggcctccccgccccgccgcgctccgcctCGCCCCGCGGCCGCCACCCCCTCCTCCCGGCCGGCAGGAGCCGCtgcggccggcggcgcggcgaTGGGGGAGGCGGAGGGCGGCTCGGCGGCCGCTGTGGAGAAGCCGCCGTTGCCCGCGACCGGGCCGGGGACCGCCGcggccgtcgctgccgccgcggccgccgttgCAGctgcggcagcggcggcggccgccgccccggAGCCCGGCGTACCGGCGGAGGAGGCGGTGGTGGTGTGGAGCCCTGAAGTGGAGGTTTGCCTCTTCCACGCCATGCTGGGCCACAAGCCCGTAGGTGAGAGCAGGCCGCGGCCGAGCCGCGGCCTCGAGTAGCGGCGCTGGCCGGGGAGGAGAACCAGGCGCTGGGCCCGGAGCCGGGGGGAGCGGCCTGGCCGCGCCGCGGTGCTGCCCCCAGCGGCCTCCTGCGGCCGCTGCCGGCCCGGGGCTCCGGGGCTTCTCCTGAGCGCGGCGGGATTTGTGGGGACGGAGCGCCGTGTCTGCCCGGCCTCCTCGGCCACCCCTCCCCGGGGCACGGAGGCGGGCGGCCCTATGCTCCCATTGCCTTCGCCTTTCCTGACCTGCTGCCTCAGGCTTCCCTTCGGTTCTGTTTCATCAGCCGCTCTAAAAAGCCAGGCTGCGGCCCTGTGTGGAAGCATTTACCCAGTGGGGCGCCCTCTGCCCCTCTCCAGAGCAGCACCTGTAACGTAGGGTGAAATAccagcctggcagggctgcccaggTCCCTCCTGCGCTGTACGGTTTCCCTGTAACGacaggatgggttttttttctttgttttttttcgtTGTGTAGCACGGGTAGAACTGTTAATTGCGCTGAGTTCTTCCCCCAGGTGTGAACCGCCATTTCCACATGATTTGTATCCGAGATAAATTCAGTCAGAATATTGGACGGCAGATTTCTTCCAAAGTGATTTGGGACCACCTGAGCACCATGTATGATATGCAAGCTCTTGTGAGTATAAAGGACTGATGCAAGCACATTATTGTTTCTTAAAGGTCAGGATTTTTGATAGGCCGAAATCACTGGGCCTGACATACCTTTCACGTCATTAAGAATTATGTGTCGTTCCAGTGAGTGGATGAGATTTTACTCATTAGGTGGGAGGCAGTAAAACCTGCAGTgctttgttgttggggtttggttttttttccaggctgcatTCTGAGTTTACTGCCTAAATGCTATTACAACAAACATAGGTGCTTAAGTGCCAAACAAGGAGGTTATATTGTGTTTACATAAGAATGATCTCAAATACCTTAATAATCAGTTTGACATGAGGAGCCTCCTGGTTCTCTAGAGTTTGAAGCATCTTGTTAAGAGTTATTTAGCTACTAATTGCATGTAAAATAGAACTTGAGATTGGACCTCTAAAtccaaattaatgtttttaacaaAGTAATTCATAgagatctttcttttctttctaagcaCGAATCTGAGATTCTGCCATTCCCTAACATAGAGAAGAATTTTGCTCTTCCTGATGAAATGATTCAAGAAGTGAGAGAAGGTAAGATGTGACAGCAGTCTCTTAATCTTGGTTGCTCTAATCTCATCTCGGAACAGGTAGTTTAACAGAACTACTAATCcagaaaaagttctttaaaacCATCTAACCTAACAATCCTTTCTGTAGGAAAAGTAATGATAGAAGAAGAagtgaaagaggaaataaaagaagagaTGGAAACGCATGCAGGGCCAGAAGAAGGTAAATTTGTAACTCTCTACTGTGTAATATAAGATTAAAAAACAACTGTAACTCTgagaaattaatgttaaaatgtaAATCCCAAATATGATGTACTTTGTAATTTGTATTCAGACTTAACATATGCTCATGCTGAGAACTAGCATAATTTAAGAATGCACAGGGTGCGCAGTTGCCAATATCTGATACTTTGGAAGATTTCTCCTTTGCTCTTAATTCATATGTATAAAGTTGTATagcttttgaggtttttttggttttaatatgtACTTGAAAGACCCCTGGGAGCCTGAAGTAATCTAAGGATCTCTGCAAGAAAGTTGAGTCCAGTTTTAGTGAACCTAAACACTCTGTGTTAGCATCTTTGTAGTCATGGGGAAAAATAGGGCCTGTAAATCCAAAAAGATTGTAAGATTGTATGCTTAAATGGAAAGGCGGGcagagtggggttttttattatattttatttgcattatcATGCTTCTTTTAAATATAAGGCTTATTTTCCTAACACTTTGCTGTAGAACAGAGCCAAATGTGAACAGTAGAGATCCTGCTATTTACCTTAACAGACCAAGCCAACTGTTAACTATATAATCTCATAATACTTCTATCACAGAATAAGTGTTGTTTTAAGATTGAGTGTAATAAAAGATCTAGAACTGTATTTTAAGAATATATTAAATTTCACATTTTGAGTGTTCAGTTTTAAAATCTATCTCTAATACCAAATGTAATGACCGTTGCAGATTATAAATTTCATAGATTGGTCCTGTGTTCTGTAACTGTTCctattaagtattttaattttaagtgctGTTTAATTCCACTTAATGAATTTCATTTTTAGCCTGTCACAACATATGCCTGTctttaaagcaaataataaaagCAAGATGTGCCTTTCCTACGgaagatttttcctttaaaagtgaaAGTAATACTCAAGCGGTGGTTTAAATATACTGGGAATTGAGTGGTTTGAAAAGTTTTATGTAATATAAAGGAATTTGATGTCACTTCTTGTTTGCCTACGTGTATAACTCTGATCTGGAATCATTACTTTGATCCTGTTTCAGTTTTTGCACCCTCTGGAAGTTTAGGAAAAACCACTGAAAAGCcaagcagcaaagagaaagagaaaacttcaTCAGATTCTGGGTCCAAGGAAGGATCCGATAAGAGGAAGCGCAACAGAGTCACTGAAAAGGTCTTAAGCGCAAACAGTAACCCTTCCAGTCCGAGTGCTGCGAAACGACGCAGAACATAAAGCAAGCTGTGAAAGAGAAGGAATAAACTCTGGGACATGAGGAGGGAACAGTAAAAACCAGTAGCGGGATGGTCGCTACGTAAACtttttgagaaaggaaaagataatcTGAGCCAGGTATTTGAAGAATCTGCACATTGGGTTTATACATGTGAGACTTTGTCTTTCCTGGTGTGTTTTCTTGCCGGCACCGAGCAGCTGAGCGATGGGCACCTCCTCGGGGCGCAGGGGGAAAGCTGGCGGCGTTAGTTCACGCATATGTGACAATTCCAGTGGTTGCATTTCAAACAAGTAACGCGCTCTGCGTCAGCTCAGTTCCTCAAACAAGCGCTCAAACACAGAGCCGCAGTTCATGAAGAGTGTGGTTTATTTCTATAAATTTTGGGTCACTTTTTTCCGCCATTGCTTTGTTGCCGCCTTTGGATATTACAGACCCTCTGTGGGTAACGTTTGGCCCTTTTACTTTGTGCAAACATAGCGTTTGTATCAAATGTCTGGATTTGTTGATTCAGTAAAActaaaattcatttaaatatgGATAACTACAGAGTTGAAATATTCTTTGACTGTATTTGCTGGAGAAACCTTTACATCTTTCACCCGCAGTGACGTAACATTTTTCAATCTTTATAAGTTTATATACCTTAAATGAAGTGAAAATGATAATACCGCTAGAATAATAATTAGTTAAATGTCCTAAATAAAATACCCAGTGATGTCACACGGTTTTGTAAGGGATCAGCTGAGCTGCGCGTGAACCTGGAGACGTTGCTTCATGCGTTTGTACTATAGCAGTGTGTAACAGCGGGGTTTGTACTTTATTATTGgttttttaaaggcagttttaGTAGCTGTTAATGGAATTGGTGgtccaaaatgttaattttcttttacagcTTAAGAATCTTACTGCCGTTGTAACGCTTATCTTTTCTATGCTGGAATGTTATGATTTGATGAAG
Proteins encoded in this region:
- the MRGBP gene encoding MRG/MORF4L-binding protein, translating into MGEAEGGSAAAVEKPPLPATGPGTAAAVAAAAAAVAAAAAAAAAAPEPGVPAEEAVVVWSPEVEVCLFHAMLGHKPVGVNRHFHMICIRDKFSQNIGRQISSKVIWDHLSTMYDMQALHESEILPFPNIEKNFALPDEMIQEVREGKVMIEEEVKEEIKEEMETHAGPEEVFAPSGSLGKTTEKPSSKEKEKTSSDSGSKEGSDKRKRNRVTEKVLSANSNPSSPSAAKRRRT